A single Pseudomonas brassicacearum DNA region contains:
- a CDS encoding NAD(P)H nitroreductase encodes MQALDALLNRVSVPRLVDPAPTPEQRELMFAAAMRAPDHGQLRPWRFLTVEGQARHRMGELLAEAARFNDPLVSEAVVEKALNGPLRAPLVVVVIARLQDHFKIPKSEQLLAAGCAAHGILLAAYAQGVGGVWRTGELAYSPQVARGLGLEDGEEVIGFLYLGTPQKEARTAPKVETAEFVSEWTGL; translated from the coding sequence ATGCAGGCTCTCGACGCTTTGCTCAACCGTGTTTCCGTCCCGCGCCTGGTGGACCCGGCCCCCACGCCCGAACAGCGCGAACTCATGTTCGCTGCGGCCATGCGGGCGCCGGATCACGGCCAGTTGCGGCCATGGCGTTTTTTGACGGTCGAAGGGCAGGCGCGGCATCGCATGGGCGAACTGCTGGCCGAAGCCGCGCGGTTCAATGACCCGCTGGTATCGGAAGCCGTTGTGGAAAAGGCCCTCAATGGCCCCTTGCGCGCGCCCCTGGTCGTAGTGGTGATTGCCCGTCTGCAGGACCATTTCAAAATCCCCAAATCCGAGCAACTGCTGGCGGCTGGCTGCGCGGCCCATGGCATCTTGTTGGCTGCGTATGCCCAAGGGGTTGGCGGCGTGTGGCGCACCGGTGAACTGGCGTACTCGCCGCAGGTGGCCAGGGGGCTTGGCCTTGAAGACGGGGAAGAGGTGATCGGTTTCCTCTACCTGGGCACACCGCAGAAAGAAGCGCGCACGGCGCCGAAAGTGGAAACTGCAGAATTTGTCAGCGAGTGGACAGGCCTGTAG
- a CDS encoding 4a-hydroxytetrahydrobiopterin dehydratase produces MNTLNQAHCEACRADAPQVSDEELPVLIKQIPDWNIEVRDGVMQLEKVFLFKNFKHALAFTNAVGEISEAEGHHPGLLTEWGKVTVTWWSHSIKGLHRNDFIMAARTDDVAKTAEGRK; encoded by the coding sequence ATGAACACTCTGAACCAAGCCCATTGCGAAGCCTGCCGCGCCGACGCCCCACAAGTCAGCGACGAAGAACTGCCGGTACTGATCAAGCAGATCCCCGACTGGAACATCGAAGTGCGCGACGGCGTAATGCAACTGGAAAAAGTTTTCCTGTTCAAGAACTTCAAGCACGCCCTGGCGTTCACCAACGCTGTGGGTGAAATTTCCGAGGCCGAAGGCCACCACCCAGGCCTGCTCACCGAATGGGGCAAAGTCACCGTGACCTGGTGGAGCCACTCCATCAAGGGCCTGCACCGCAACGACTTCATCATGGCCGCCCGCACCGATGACGTGGCCAAGACCGCCGAGGGCCGCAAGTAA
- a CDS encoding sigma-54-dependent transcriptional regulator yields MRIKVHCQNRIGILRDILNLLVEYGINVARGEVGGEHGNAIYLHCPNLINIQFQALRPKFEGIAGVFGVKRVGLMPSERRHMELNALLGALEFPVLSIDMGGSIVAANRAAAQLLGVRVDEVPGIPLSRYAEDFDLPELVRANQSRINGLRVKVKGDVFLADIAPLQSEHDDSEAMAGAVLTLHRADRVGERIYNVRKQELRGFDSIFQSSKVMAAVVREARRMAPLDAPLLIEGETGTGKELLARACHLASPRGQSPLMALNCAGLPESMAETELFGYGPGAFEGARAEGKLGLLELTAGGTLFLDGVGEMSPRLQVKLLRFLQDGCFRRVGSDEEVYLDVRVICATQVDLSELCARGEFRQDLYHRLNVLSLHIPPLRECLDGLAPLVEHFLDQASRQIGCALPKLAPAAMDRLSHYHWPGNVRQLENVLFQAVSLCDGGTVKAEHIRLPDYGVRQPLGDFSLEGGLDEIVGRFEKAVLERLYSEHPSSRQLGKRLGVSHTTIANKLREYEVGKEPGA; encoded by the coding sequence ATGCGCATCAAAGTCCATTGCCAGAACCGCATCGGCATCCTGCGGGACATCCTCAACCTGTTGGTGGAGTACGGCATCAACGTCGCCCGGGGGGAGGTGGGCGGCGAGCATGGCAACGCGATCTACCTGCACTGCCCAAACCTGATCAACATCCAGTTCCAGGCGCTGCGTCCGAAATTCGAAGGTATCGCCGGGGTATTTGGCGTCAAGCGTGTAGGGCTGATGCCCAGCGAGCGTCGGCACATGGAACTCAACGCCTTGCTCGGCGCTTTGGAATTCCCGGTGCTGTCCATCGACATGGGCGGCTCCATCGTTGCGGCTAACCGAGCGGCGGCGCAGTTGCTCGGGGTGCGAGTGGACGAGGTGCCGGGGATTCCCCTGTCCCGCTATGCCGAGGATTTCGACTTGCCGGAACTGGTGCGGGCCAACCAGTCGCGCATCAACGGCCTGCGGGTCAAGGTCAAGGGCGATGTGTTCCTGGCGGACATCGCGCCGCTGCAATCGGAACACGACGACAGCGAAGCCATGGCCGGTGCGGTGCTGACGCTGCACCGGGCCGACCGGGTGGGCGAACGTATCTATAACGTGCGCAAACAGGAATTGCGTGGCTTCGACAGTATTTTCCAGAGTTCGAAGGTCATGGCGGCGGTGGTGCGCGAGGCCCGGCGCATGGCACCGCTGGACGCGCCGCTGTTAATAGAAGGTGAAACCGGTACCGGCAAGGAACTGCTGGCCCGCGCCTGTCACCTGGCGAGCCCGCGCGGGCAATCGCCACTGATGGCGCTCAACTGTGCCGGGCTGCCGGAGTCCATGGCCGAGACCGAGCTGTTCGGCTACGGCCCGGGGGCCTTCGAGGGTGCCAGGGCCGAAGGCAAGCTCGGCCTGCTGGAACTGACCGCCGGGGGAACGCTGTTTCTCGATGGTGTCGGGGAGATGAGCCCGCGCCTGCAAGTGAAACTGCTGCGCTTTCTGCAGGACGGTTGCTTCCGGCGTGTCGGCAGCGATGAAGAGGTGTACCTGGACGTCAGGGTGATCTGCGCCACCCAGGTCGATTTGTCCGAACTCTGCGCCCGGGGTGAATTCCGTCAGGACTTGTACCACCGCTTGAACGTCCTTTCCTTGCACATCCCACCGCTGCGCGAATGCCTCGATGGCCTGGCGCCGCTGGTGGAACATTTCCTCGACCAGGCCAGCCGCCAGATCGGCTGTGCCCTGCCCAAGCTGGCCCCGGCGGCGATGGACCGTCTCAGTCACTACCACTGGCCGGGCAACGTCCGGCAGTTGGAAAACGTGCTGTTCCAGGCCGTTTCCCTGTGCGACGGCGGCACGGTGAAGGCTGAGCATATCCGCCTGCCGGACTACGGCGTGCGCCAACCCCTTGGCGATTTTTCCCTTGAGGGTGGGCTGGACGAGATCGTCGGGCGTTTCGAGAAAGCGGTGCTGGAGCGCTTGTACTCCGAGCACCCCAGTAGCCGGCAACTGGGCAAGCGGCTGGGGGTTTCCCATACGACCATTGCCAATAAGTTGCGCGAATATGAGGTCGGCAAGGAGCCCGGA
- the phhA gene encoding phenylalanine 4-monooxygenase → MKQTQYVAREPDAQGFIHYTAEEHAVWNTLITRQLKVIEGRACQEYLDGIDKLGLPHDRIPQLGEINQVLGETTGWQVARVPALIPFQTFFELLASKQFPVATFIRTREELDYLQEPDIFHEIFGHCPLLTNPWFAEFTHTYGKLGLQASKEERVYLARLYWMTIEFGLVQTPQGRRIYGGGILSSPKETVYCLSDEPEHQAFDPLEAMRTPYRIDILQPVYFVLPELKRLFDLAHEDIMGMVKRGRELGLHAPKFPPKAA, encoded by the coding sequence ATGAAGCAGACGCAGTACGTGGCCCGCGAGCCCGATGCGCAAGGTTTTATCCACTACACCGCCGAAGAACATGCGGTGTGGAATACGCTGATCACCCGCCAGCTGAAAGTCATCGAAGGCCGTGCGTGCCAGGAATACCTGGACGGCATCGACAAGCTTGGCCTGCCCCACGACCGTATCCCGCAACTGGGCGAAATCAACCAAGTGCTGGGCGAGACCACGGGCTGGCAGGTTGCCCGGGTGCCGGCGTTGATCCCCTTCCAGACCTTCTTCGAATTGCTCGCCAGCAAGCAGTTTCCGGTGGCAACCTTCATTCGTACCCGGGAAGAACTGGACTACCTGCAAGAGCCGGACATTTTCCACGAGATCTTCGGCCACTGCCCATTGCTGACCAACCCCTGGTTTGCCGAATTCACCCACACCTACGGCAAACTCGGCCTACAGGCTTCCAAGGAAGAACGCGTCTACCTGGCGCGCCTGTATTGGATGACCATCGAGTTCGGCCTGGTGCAAACCCCACAGGGCCGGCGCATCTACGGTGGCGGCATCCTGTCCTCGCCCAAGGAAACCGTGTACTGCCTGTCCGACGAGCCCGAGCATCAAGCCTTCGATCCACTGGAAGCCATGCGCACGCCGTATCGCATCGACATCCTGCAACCGGTGTATTTCGTGCTGCCAGAACTCAAGCGCCTGTTCGACCTGGCCCACGAAGACATCATGGGCATGGTCAAGCGCGGTCGGGAACTGGGCTTGCACGCCCCGAAATTCCCACCAAAGGCTGCGTGA
- a CDS encoding amino acid aminotransferase, with the protein MHFDAIGRVPGDPILGLMEAYAADSNPSKFDLGVGVYKDAQGLTPILQSVKQAEQRLVDRQTTKTYIGGHGDAAFGQLINELVLGADSPLISARRASATQTPGGTGALRLSADFIAQCLPGRGVWLSNPTWPIHETIFAAAGVKVSHYPYVGADNRLDFEAMLATLNQAPKGDVVLLHACCHNPTGFDLSHEQWRQVLEVVRSRDLLPLIDFAYQGFGDGLEQDAWAVRLFADALPEVLVTSSCSKNFGLYRDRTGALIVCARDAEKLVDIRSQLANIARNLWSTPPDHGAAVVATILGNPELKSLWADEVQAMRLRIAQLRSGLLEALEPHGLRERFAHIGVQRGMFSYTGLTPEQVKHLRERHSVYMVGTGRANVAGIDATRLDLLAEAIADVCK; encoded by the coding sequence ATGCATTTCGATGCCATCGGCCGGGTACCCGGCGACCCGATTCTCGGCCTGATGGAGGCCTACGCGGCGGACAGCAACCCAAGCAAGTTCGACCTGGGCGTGGGTGTCTACAAGGATGCCCAGGGCCTGACGCCGATTCTTCAGTCAGTGAAACAGGCCGAGCAGCGGCTGGTGGATCGCCAGACCACCAAGACCTACATCGGCGGCCATGGCGACGCCGCGTTCGGCCAGTTGATCAATGAGCTGGTGCTGGGTGCCGACTCTCCGCTGATCAGCGCAAGACGTGCCAGCGCCACCCAGACACCGGGCGGCACCGGTGCGCTGCGCCTGAGTGCCGACTTCATCGCCCAATGCCTGCCGGGCCGTGGCGTATGGCTGAGCAACCCGACTTGGCCGATCCACGAAACCATCTTCGCCGCGGCCGGGGTCAAGGTCAGTCACTACCCTTACGTGGGCGCTGATAACCGCCTGGATTTCGAAGCAATGCTGGCGACGCTGAACCAGGCGCCCAAAGGTGATGTGGTGCTGCTGCACGCCTGTTGCCATAACCCCACCGGGTTCGACCTGTCCCATGAGCAATGGCGTCAGGTGCTGGAGGTGGTGCGCAGCCGCGACCTGCTACCGCTGATCGACTTCGCCTACCAGGGCTTTGGCGATGGGCTGGAGCAGGACGCCTGGGCGGTCCGGCTGTTTGCCGATGCGTTGCCGGAGGTGCTGGTCACCAGTTCCTGCTCGAAGAACTTCGGCCTCTACCGCGATCGTACGGGTGCATTGATCGTCTGCGCCCGGGATGCCGAGAAGCTGGTGGACATCCGCAGCCAACTGGCAAACATCGCCCGCAACCTGTGGTCGACGCCGCCGGACCATGGCGCAGCCGTGGTGGCGACCATTCTCGGCAACCCGGAACTCAAAAGCCTGTGGGCCGATGAAGTCCAGGCCATGCGCCTGCGCATCGCGCAATTGCGCAGCGGCTTGCTGGAGGCCCTCGAACCCCATGGCTTGCGCGAGCGCTTCGCCCATATCGGCGTGCAACGCGGGATGTTCTCCTACACCGGCCTGACGCCAGAGCAGGTCAAGCACCTGCGCGAGCGCCACAGTGTCTACATGGTCGGCACCGGCCGGGCCAACGTGGCCGGCATCGACGCCACGCGCCTGGATCTGCTGGCCGAGGCGATTGCAGACGTTTGCAAGTAA
- a CDS encoding TrkH family potassium uptake protein, whose protein sequence is MALPTLRIIGFIIGIFLITLAIFMVVPMATLVVFERTGDLPSFLWSSMITFLAGLALVLPGRPEHIHLRPRDMYLLTVSSWLVVCIFAALPFLLTQKISYTDSFFESMSGITATGATVLSGLDTMSPGILMWRSLLHWLGGIGFIGMAVAILPLLRIGGMRLFQTESSDRSEKVMPRSHMVARLIVASYVGITILGTLALWWAGMSLFDAINHAMSAISTGGFSTSDQSLAKWTQPAVHWVVIVIMILGSLPFALYVSMLRGNRRALIKDQQVQGLIGVLLVTWLVLGTWYWATTDLHWLEALRHVALNVTSIVTTTGFALGDYSLWGNFSLMLFFYLGFVGGCSGSTAGGIKIFRFQVAYILLRANLNQLIHPRAVIKQKYNGHRLDEEIVRSILTFSFFFAITICVIALLLSLLGVEWMTALTGAASTVSGVGPGLGETIGPSGNFAPLPDAAKWILSGGMLLGRLEIITVFVLCIPAFWRH, encoded by the coding sequence ATGGCGTTGCCGACCCTGCGGATCATTGGTTTCATCATCGGCATCTTCCTGATCACCCTGGCGATCTTCATGGTCGTGCCCATGGCCACCCTGGTGGTCTTCGAGCGCACCGGCGACCTGCCGTCGTTCCTCTGGTCGAGCATGATCACCTTCCTCGCCGGCCTGGCACTGGTGCTTCCCGGGCGCCCGGAACACATCCACCTGCGCCCGCGCGACATGTACTTGCTGACCGTCAGCAGTTGGCTGGTGGTGTGTATCTTTGCCGCGTTGCCGTTCCTGCTGACCCAGAAGATCAGCTACACCGACTCGTTTTTCGAAAGCATGTCCGGCATCACCGCCACCGGCGCCACCGTCCTGAGTGGCCTGGACACCATGTCCCCGGGCATCCTGATGTGGCGCTCACTGCTGCACTGGCTCGGCGGTATCGGCTTCATCGGCATGGCGGTGGCGATCCTGCCCTTGCTGCGCATCGGTGGCATGCGGCTGTTCCAGACCGAATCGTCGGACCGCTCGGAAAAAGTCATGCCCCGTTCCCACATGGTGGCGCGGCTGATCGTGGCGTCCTACGTGGGCATCACCATTCTCGGCACCCTGGCGCTCTGGTGGGCCGGGATGAGTCTGTTCGATGCTATCAACCACGCGATGTCGGCGATCTCCACCGGCGGTTTTTCCACCTCGGACCAATCCCTGGCCAAATGGACCCAGCCGGCGGTGCACTGGGTGGTCATCGTCATCATGATCCTCGGCAGCTTGCCGTTTGCCCTGTACGTCTCGATGTTGCGGGGTAATCGCCGGGCTCTGATCAAGGACCAGCAGGTCCAGGGGCTCATCGGGGTGTTGCTGGTGACCTGGCTGGTGCTCGGCACCTGGTATTGGGCGACCACCGACCTGCATTGGCTGGAGGCGCTGCGGCACGTGGCGCTGAACGTGACGTCCATCGTCACCACCACCGGCTTCGCCCTGGGCGACTACAGCCTGTGGGGCAACTTCTCACTGATGCTGTTCTTCTACCTGGGGTTCGTCGGCGGTTGTTCAGGCTCGACGGCCGGCGGGATCAAGATCTTCCGCTTCCAGGTCGCCTATATCCTGCTGCGGGCCAACCTCAATCAACTGATCCACCCCCGCGCGGTGATCAAGCAGAAATACAACGGTCATCGCCTCGACGAAGAAATCGTGCGCTCGATCCTCACGTTCTCGTTCTTCTTCGCCATCACCATCTGCGTGATCGCCCTGCTGCTGTCGCTGCTCGGGGTGGAATGGATGACGGCGCTGACCGGCGCGGCCAGTACTGTGTCCGGCGTCGGCCCGGGGTTGGGCGAGACCATCGGGCCGTCCGGCAACTTCGCACCGCTGCCGGACGCGGCCAAGTGGATTCTGTCAGGGGGCATGCTGCTGGGCCGACTGGAGATCATCACGGTGTTCGTGCTGTGTATCCCGGCGTTTTGGCGTCACTGA